The proteins below are encoded in one region of Paenibacillus sp. YYML68:
- a CDS encoding helix-turn-helix domain-containing protein, with protein sequence MKHVGRRITATRLSLEWSEQELASRCGMALDLIEWIEEGTIVPDDQQLRQLAIALEVSEDYIRGLTLAPTTILDEDVRSFVQSLFNSDYQIMQQFKLTFQGRALSAEETKQFLSLVRSELVK encoded by the coding sequence TTGAAGCATGTCGGACGCCGAATCACAGCGACAAGACTAAGCCTGGAATGGAGCGAGCAGGAGCTCGCAAGCAGGTGCGGAATGGCATTAGACCTAATCGAGTGGATTGAAGAAGGTACAATAGTCCCTGATGATCAGCAGCTGCGACAGCTGGCCATCGCGCTTGAGGTATCCGAAGACTATATACGTGGCCTCACACTAGCCCCGACCACCATCCTTGACGAAGATGTTCGCTCCTTCGTGCAAAGCCTATTCAACTCAGACTATCAGATCATGCAGCAGTTCAAGCTTACGTTTCAGGGAAGAGCATTATCTGCCGAAGAGACGAAGCAATTCCTGTCGCTCGTTCGATCGGAGCTCGTGAAGTAA
- the serC gene encoding 3-phosphoserine/phosphohydroxythreonine transaminase: protein MSKRAYNFNAGPAALPLEVLQRAQEELVEYQGIGMSIMEISHRSSQYEKLNEETQVLLKELFAIPDGYKVMFLQGGASTQFAMIPMNLLKEGKTAHYVHTGSWADKAIKEAKLFGATAVAASSEEDKFTRMPDLSGLALGEDAAYLHLTSNETIEGTQFQTYPDTGSVPLIGDMSSDILSRPVNVAQFGMIYAGAQKNLGPSGVTLVIMREDLLQDAPKGVATMLRYDTHVKNNSLYNTPPVYSVYMMNLVLHWIKDHGGLAAMEQRNKEKTDLIYQAIDSSDGFYRGVVQAPYRSRMNITFRLGTEELEKAFVKESEQNGFVGLKGHRSVGGLRASTYNAVPHESCKALADFMNDFRSRNQ from the coding sequence GTGTCCAAGCGCGCATATAATTTCAACGCCGGTCCGGCTGCACTGCCCCTAGAGGTACTGCAGCGTGCTCAAGAGGAGCTGGTCGAGTACCAAGGTATCGGCATGTCGATTATGGAAATTTCTCATCGCAGCTCGCAGTACGAGAAGCTGAACGAGGAGACGCAGGTGCTGCTGAAGGAGCTGTTCGCGATTCCGGACGGCTACAAGGTGATGTTCCTGCAGGGAGGCGCGAGCACCCAGTTCGCAATGATCCCGATGAACCTGCTGAAGGAAGGGAAGACCGCGCACTACGTGCATACCGGCTCCTGGGCTGATAAGGCGATCAAGGAAGCGAAGCTGTTCGGCGCTACAGCCGTTGCGGCATCGTCAGAAGAGGACAAGTTCACCCGTATGCCAGACCTGTCGGGTCTTGCTCTAGGCGAGGATGCTGCTTATCTTCACCTGACGTCGAATGAGACGATCGAGGGCACACAGTTCCAGACGTATCCGGACACAGGCTCGGTGCCGTTGATCGGAGATATGTCAAGCGACATCTTGTCCCGCCCTGTTAACGTGGCGCAGTTCGGCATGATCTATGCGGGTGCGCAGAAGAATCTCGGTCCATCTGGCGTGACGCTCGTCATTATGCGCGAGGACCTGCTGCAGGATGCGCCTAAGGGTGTAGCGACGATGCTCCGCTACGATACACATGTGAAGAACAATTCCCTGTACAATACGCCTCCAGTGTACTCGGTCTATATGATGAACCTGGTGCTGCACTGGATCAAGGATCATGGCGGTCTCGCCGCTATGGAGCAGCGTAACAAGGAGAAGACGGACCTGATCTACCAGGCGATCGATTCGAGCGATGGCTTCTACCGCGGTGTCGTACAGGCGCCGTACCGTTCGCGCATGAACATTACGTTCCGCCTTGGTACGGAGGAGCTGGAGAAGGCATTCGTGAAGGAGTCCGAGCAGAACGGCTTCGTCGGTCTGAAGGGACACCGCAGCGTTGGCGGATTGCGCGCATCGACGTATAATGCCGTGCCGCACGAGTCCTGCAAGGCGCTGGCGGATTTCATGAACGACTTCCGCAGCCGGAACCAGTAA